GAAATGATGAAACAGAAGAAAATATATGCAATGCAATAAAAAAACTTAAAATCAATATAATTTTACTTTCTCCTGGACCTGGAGTTCCACGAAAGTCTGGTTGTATGATGAACATAATAAAAAAGTTTAAGAATACTTATCCTATATTAGGAATATGCTTAGGGCATCAAGCAATAATAGAATCTTTTGGAGGAAAAATAAAACTTCTGAAAAATGTTGTTCATGGAAAACATTCTTATATAGTTCATGATAACAAATATATGTTTAATTCTATGCCTAATCCTTTAAAAGTCTCTAGATATCATTCATGGGCTTGTTACAATGCTCCTAAGAATTTTGTGGTAAGTTCATATTATAAAAAAGTAATAATGTCTCTAAGAAGTAAAAAATATAAAATATGTAGCTTTCAGTTTCATCCAGAATCTATTCTTACTCCTTTGGGAAATGAATTAATGA
This sequence is a window from Buchnera aphidicola (Ceratovacuna japonica). Protein-coding genes within it:
- the trpG gene encoding anthranilate synthase component II, translated to MPNIFILDNIDSFTNNISEQLKVLGNKVCIYRNDETEENICNAIKKLKINIILLSPGPGVPRKSGCMMNIIKKFKNTYPILGICLGHQAIIESFGGKIKLLKNVVHGKHSYIVHDNKYMFNSMPNPLKVSRYHSWACYNAPKNFVVSSYYKKVIMSLRSKKYKICSFQFHPESILTPLGNELMKNTIKWLSK